From a single Chitinophaga sp. Cy-1792 genomic region:
- a CDS encoding PrsW family intramembrane metalloprotease, whose product MILLALAVAPGLAISMLIYALDKYDREPIGLLLKCFLLGMVCIALPLAFQALAMGAGFSENGGSLLGTAFFAYAIVAVSEEVAKFLVLYFYAYPKKSFNEPFDGIVYSVMIGMGFATLENIAYVGQFGYRTGVARMFLSVPAHAAFAVLMGYYVGLAKFLPQKRNHLLQKGLGIAIFFHGTYDFFLFTGSSILLLGAAIVTLFFAIRNAVRAIKKDQALSKKLHENHFFDEDEPPQNQH is encoded by the coding sequence ATGATACTTCTGGCCCTGGCCGTGGCACCAGGATTGGCAATCTCCATGCTTATCTATGCCCTCGACAAATACGATCGTGAGCCAATAGGGCTGTTATTAAAATGCTTTTTGCTGGGGATGGTCTGTATTGCCCTTCCCCTTGCATTTCAGGCACTGGCTATGGGAGCAGGTTTCAGTGAAAACGGCGGAAGTCTGCTCGGCACTGCCTTCTTCGCCTATGCCATCGTTGCTGTTTCTGAAGAAGTCGCCAAGTTCCTCGTACTTTACTTTTATGCCTATCCCAAGAAAAGCTTCAATGAGCCTTTCGATGGGATCGTGTATTCAGTAATGATAGGAATGGGCTTTGCCACACTGGAAAACATCGCGTATGTAGGGCAGTTTGGTTATAGAACAGGGGTGGCCCGCATGTTCCTGTCTGTGCCTGCGCATGCAGCATTTGCAGTGTTGATGGGGTACTATGTTGGCCTGGCCAAATTCCTGCCACAGAAACGGAACCATCTGCTGCAGAAAGGCCTGGGCATTGCCATCTTCTTCCATGGTACCTATGATTTCTTCCTGTTTACCGGCAGTAGCATCCTCCTACTGGGAGCCGCCATTGTTACCTTGTTCTTTGCTATCCGCAATGCGGTCAGGGCGATTAAAAAAGACCAGGCGTTATCCAAAAAACTACACGAAAACCATTTCTTCGACGAAGATGAA